Proteins encoded together in one Shewanella acanthi window:
- a CDS encoding M2 family metallopeptidase: protein MQTMLIFRIHHSRQRMRTLLPTVKPHAKMFMLASLIGFGHVFTANVVAAPSPVPLLVEQCLRLPSIDLNDEFKKTATKFNIGEHTLSVSQRALVFEQQTIGLNNINERLGYYRGFPLSAEERQGLLQCQLHLADSLSQLINQAAFTALAKDLINGNNEQQQLGKQLLILKSQHLSMAEKAKLHTAQAGIRNGLSSQQFTLDIQEPKCTLPAENTMAVNDPAQVDFSQTIASYLLKQQDAQCRATLWQAYQGRARRHNQAALMQILALRQEMANQAGFKDYASYSLRFEQLSQPSLVMDFLESQTQLVATTPWNIGQDLANLPAAKFKSLNTAEQLANAFKLLGRWGLEFEDVFEQELETKIGSDSPSQSTIKAATTENKQKLVRVYHQQRLLGELYINLNDSIKHNDQTRLRQSVIGQQFGQQALDLKPELRNSRDRDDFIEAVTASVTSLARGAHFYINNTRGTSQDSEQISRIWLANALKAQMVADVEQLAHSRDALASAYRKQLQVFRAKVALSFYQSTQAPLNIDLNQEFIKSFGQAWPNTLDYPYSFNAIANEGPLYYQSLWQDAVASLLFEYSKNCNDQAKLFEVLVINEASLDINEQLKAVIGEPTDASSLIQRITRLEHVKAKPKIDSGLTCLL, encoded by the coding sequence ATGCAGACCATGTTAATCTTTAGGATTCATCACTCAAGGCAACGGATGCGCACGCTGTTACCCACCGTAAAACCTCATGCAAAAATGTTCATGCTGGCAAGCCTTATTGGCTTTGGCCATGTTTTCACTGCCAATGTCGTTGCAGCCCCAAGCCCAGTTCCCTTATTGGTCGAGCAATGCCTGCGTCTTCCAAGCATTGATTTGAACGATGAGTTCAAAAAAACGGCAACAAAATTCAACATCGGCGAGCACACCTTAAGTGTTAGTCAGCGGGCGCTGGTGTTTGAGCAGCAAACTATCGGGCTCAATAATATCAACGAAAGGCTCGGCTATTACCGAGGTTTTCCCCTTTCCGCCGAAGAGCGGCAAGGCTTGTTACAATGCCAGTTACACCTTGCGGACTCCCTCTCGCAGCTCATAAACCAAGCAGCATTTACTGCATTAGCCAAGGATTTGATAAACGGCAATAACGAGCAACAGCAACTTGGCAAACAGCTGTTAATACTAAAGAGTCAACATCTCAGCATGGCGGAAAAGGCTAAGCTGCATACCGCACAGGCGGGCATTCGCAATGGCTTAAGCAGTCAACAATTTACCCTCGATATTCAAGAGCCCAAGTGTACCTTACCAGCAGAAAATACGATGGCGGTCAATGACCCTGCACAAGTCGATTTTTCGCAAACTATCGCCAGTTATCTGCTTAAACAACAAGATGCACAGTGTCGAGCCACGCTGTGGCAAGCCTATCAAGGTCGTGCACGGCGCCATAATCAAGCAGCGTTAATGCAAATTTTGGCGCTCAGACAAGAAATGGCCAACCAAGCTGGCTTCAAGGATTACGCCAGCTACAGTTTACGTTTTGAGCAGTTATCTCAGCCCAGCCTAGTAATGGACTTTTTGGAAAGCCAAACCCAACTGGTTGCGACAACTCCTTGGAATATCGGCCAAGATTTGGCAAATCTACCTGCCGCTAAATTTAAGTCACTCAATACTGCCGAGCAATTAGCGAATGCATTTAAACTATTAGGCCGTTGGGGACTTGAATTTGAAGATGTTTTCGAACAAGAGTTAGAGACAAAGATTGGCAGCGACTCCCCTTCCCAATCAACAATCAAAGCAGCAACGACTGAAAACAAACAAAAATTAGTTCGGGTATACCACCAGCAGCGATTACTCGGGGAGCTTTACATTAACCTCAATGACAGTATTAAACACAATGACCAAACCCGGTTGCGCCAGAGTGTAATTGGTCAACAGTTTGGCCAACAGGCACTGGATTTAAAACCCGAGCTTAGAAACTCGCGGGATCGTGACGACTTTATTGAAGCCGTGACCGCGTCGGTCACAAGTCTTGCCCGCGGTGCGCATTTTTATATCAACAATACCCGAGGAACGAGCCAAGATAGCGAGCAAATTTCCCGTATATGGTTGGCTAACGCCTTAAAAGCTCAAATGGTTGCCGATGTAGAACAGCTTGCCCATTCCCGAGATGCCCTCGCTAGCGCCTATCGCAAACAGCTACAAGTCTTTAGGGCGAAAGTTGCATTAAGCTTTTATCAGTCAACGCAAGCCCCATTAAACATCGATTTAAACCAAGAGTTTATTAAAAGCTTTGGTCAAGCATGGCCGAATACGCTGGACTATCCCTATTCGTTCAATGCCATCGCAAACGAAGGCCCGCTCTATTATCAATCCCTATGGCAGGATGCAGTGGCAAGTCTTCTGTTTGAGTATTCTAAAAACTGTAATGATCAAGCCAAGTTATTTGAAGTTTTGGTGATTAATGAGGCTTCTCTTGATATTAATGAGCAGCTTAAAGCCGTCATTGGCGAGCCCACCGATGCCAGTTCACTTATCCAAAGAATAACAAGGTTAGAGCACGTTAAGGCTAAGCCAAAGATAGATTCAGGGCTAACATGCCTGCTTTAA